A DNA window from Trichomycterus rosablanca isolate fTriRos1 chromosome 9, fTriRos1.hap1, whole genome shotgun sequence contains the following coding sequences:
- the sirt5 gene encoding NAD-dependent protein deacylase sirtuin-5, mitochondrial isoform X3, protein MQNILENDLAKFRKDFAKAKHIAIITGAGVSAESGVPTFRGAGGFWRKWQAQDLATPGAFSRDPSLVWEFYHYRREVMGSKDPNAAHLAIAECEAFLSQQGRSVVVITQNIDELHHRAGSRNVLEIHGSLFKTRCTSCDEVKANYKSPICPALEGKGAPDPKAQDARIPVKDLPRCENQGCGGLLRPHVVWFGESLDPDVLTRVDQELDKCDLCLVVGTSSIVYPAAMFAPQVAARGVPVAEFNMECTPATNRFMYHFEGPCGSTLPPALACDESKDV, encoded by the exons ATCTGGCAAAATTTCGTAAAGATTTTGCTAAGGCCAAACACATAGCAATAATAACTGGAGCTGGAGTGAGTGCAGAGAGTGGTGTGCCAACCTTTAGAGGAGCCGGTGGCTTTTGGAGGAAATGGCAAGCTCAG GATTTGGCCACCCCTGGTGCCTTCTCTCGTGATCCATCTCTGGTGTGGGAGTTTTATCACTACAGACGGGAG GTGATGGGTAGTAAGGATCCGAACGCTGCACACCTGGCCATAGCAGAATGTGAGGCTTTTCTTAGCCAGCAGGGgcgctctgtagtggtcatcaccCAGAACATTGATGAGCTGCACCATCGAGCTGGTTCCAGAAATGTCCTGGAGATCCATG GTAGCCTGTTTAAAACTCGCTGTACAAGTTGTGATGAAGTCAAGGCCAACTATAAGAGCCCGATCTGCCCTGCTTTGGAGGGAAAAGG AGCACCTGACCCCAAAGCTCAGGATGCCAGAATACCAGTGAAGGATCTGCCCAG atgtgagaATCAAGGCTGTGGTGGTCTTTTGAGACCTCATGTAGTGTGGTTTGGAGAATCGCTGGATCCTGACGTTCTGACCAGAGTGGATCAGGAGCTGGATAAATGTGATCTTTGCTTGGTG GTGGGTACGTCTTCCATAGTTTACCCAGCAGCCATGTTTGCTCCTCAGGTGGCAGCGAGAGGAGTGCCTGTGGCTGAATTTAACATGGAATGCACACCTGCCACCAACCGCTTTAT GTATCATTTTGAGGGTCCGTGTGGCAGCACCCTGCCCCCTGCCCTGGCATGTGATGAAAGCAAAGATGTCTAA
- the sirt5 gene encoding NAD-dependent protein deacylase sirtuin-5, mitochondrial isoform X2: protein MHIKHKYSLLYISVNLAKFRKDFAKAKHIAIITGAGVSAESGVPTFRGAGGFWRKWQAQDLATPGAFSRDPSLVWEFYHYRREVMGSKDPNAAHLAIAECEAFLSQQGRSVVVITQNIDELHHRAGSRNVLEIHGSLFKTRCTSCDEVKANYKSPICPALEGKGAPDPKAQDARIPVKDLPRCENQGCGGLLRPHVVWFGESLDPDVLTRVDQELDKCDLCLVVGTSSIVYPAAMFAPQVAARGVPVAEFNMECTPATNRFMYHFEGPCGSTLPPALACDESKDV from the exons ATCTGGCAAAATTTCGTAAAGATTTTGCTAAGGCCAAACACATAGCAATAATAACTGGAGCTGGAGTGAGTGCAGAGAGTGGTGTGCCAACCTTTAGAGGAGCCGGTGGCTTTTGGAGGAAATGGCAAGCTCAG GATTTGGCCACCCCTGGTGCCTTCTCTCGTGATCCATCTCTGGTGTGGGAGTTTTATCACTACAGACGGGAG GTGATGGGTAGTAAGGATCCGAACGCTGCACACCTGGCCATAGCAGAATGTGAGGCTTTTCTTAGCCAGCAGGGgcgctctgtagtggtcatcaccCAGAACATTGATGAGCTGCACCATCGAGCTGGTTCCAGAAATGTCCTGGAGATCCATG GTAGCCTGTTTAAAACTCGCTGTACAAGTTGTGATGAAGTCAAGGCCAACTATAAGAGCCCGATCTGCCCTGCTTTGGAGGGAAAAGG AGCACCTGACCCCAAAGCTCAGGATGCCAGAATACCAGTGAAGGATCTGCCCAG atgtgagaATCAAGGCTGTGGTGGTCTTTTGAGACCTCATGTAGTGTGGTTTGGAGAATCGCTGGATCCTGACGTTCTGACCAGAGTGGATCAGGAGCTGGATAAATGTGATCTTTGCTTGGTG GTGGGTACGTCTTCCATAGTTTACCCAGCAGCCATGTTTGCTCCTCAGGTGGCAGCGAGAGGAGTGCCTGTGGCTGAATTTAACATGGAATGCACACCTGCCACCAACCGCTTTAT GTATCATTTTGAGGGTCCGTGTGGCAGCACCCTGCCCCCTGCCCTGGCATGTGATGAAAGCAAAGATGTCTAA
- the sirt5 gene encoding NAD-dependent protein deacylase sirtuin-5, mitochondrial isoform X4, whose amino-acid sequence MGSKDPNAAHLAIAECEAFLSQQGRSVVVITQNIDELHHRAGSRNVLEIHGSLFKTRCTSCDEVKANYKSPICPALEGKGAPDPKAQDARIPVKDLPRCENQGCGGLLRPHVVWFGESLDPDVLTRVDQELDKCDLCLVVGTSSIVYPAAMFAPQVAARGVPVAEFNMECTPATNRFMYHFEGPCGSTLPPALACDESKDV is encoded by the exons ATGGGTAGTAAGGATCCGAACGCTGCACACCTGGCCATAGCAGAATGTGAGGCTTTTCTTAGCCAGCAGGGgcgctctgtagtggtcatcaccCAGAACATTGATGAGCTGCACCATCGAGCTGGTTCCAGAAATGTCCTGGAGATCCATG GTAGCCTGTTTAAAACTCGCTGTACAAGTTGTGATGAAGTCAAGGCCAACTATAAGAGCCCGATCTGCCCTGCTTTGGAGGGAAAAGG AGCACCTGACCCCAAAGCTCAGGATGCCAGAATACCAGTGAAGGATCTGCCCAG atgtgagaATCAAGGCTGTGGTGGTCTTTTGAGACCTCATGTAGTGTGGTTTGGAGAATCGCTGGATCCTGACGTTCTGACCAGAGTGGATCAGGAGCTGGATAAATGTGATCTTTGCTTGGTG GTGGGTACGTCTTCCATAGTTTACCCAGCAGCCATGTTTGCTCCTCAGGTGGCAGCGAGAGGAGTGCCTGTGGCTGAATTTAACATGGAATGCACACCTGCCACCAACCGCTTTAT GTATCATTTTGAGGGTCCGTGTGGCAGCACCCTGCCCCCTGCCCTGGCATGTGATGAAAGCAAAGATGTCTAA